In one window of Campylobacter sp. MG1 DNA:
- a CDS encoding metallophosphoesterase yields the protein MSLHHLLFAIAFCVAVFIANAYIYRQLFRVIFPRFKGFFLVVCIVLFISNVVFLFSMRANFLPDFLYTTLSILLGFSFFFFLIALIYDIVKFIAFKSVKNIDTNRRKTLKLICDLGVLFVAFGCFLQGIFKAIKIPPIKYVDLNANLGIKIAMISDVHLGKNLHKDFLEKLIAKINEQEVDYVVIVGDLIDTNIDDIDYLDLLNTFNKPCFYVTGNHEYYHDATKILAKLKQTNIKVLENESIDLGKIVLSGINDLKGAKYGMPMDLAPIYKNFNDTKYNILLAHQPVVAKEFDLSRFDLVLSGHTHAGQIFPFSIFVLMQQGFLHGLYEIGKKTKLYVSSGAGFWGPSIRFLAPSEIVIIRL from the coding sequence ATGAGCTTACACCATTTATTATTTGCTATTGCATTTTGTGTTGCTGTTTTTATTGCAAATGCTTATATTTATAGACAATTATTTAGAGTAATTTTCCCTAGATTTAAAGGCTTTTTTTTAGTAGTTTGCATAGTTTTATTCATATCTAATGTTGTATTTTTGTTCTCTATGAGAGCTAATTTTTTGCCTGATTTTCTTTATACTACTTTATCAATTCTTTTGGGTTTTTCTTTCTTCTTCTTTTTAATCGCTTTAATTTATGATATTGTTAAATTTATAGCCTTTAAAAGCGTAAAAAATATAGACACAAATAGAAGAAAAACTTTAAAATTAATTTGTGATTTAGGTGTTTTATTTGTTGCATTTGGGTGTTTTTTACAAGGTATATTTAAGGCAATTAAAATTCCACCTATTAAATATGTAGATTTAAATGCCAATTTAGGAATAAAAATCGCAATGATAAGTGATGTGCATTTAGGCAAGAATTTACATAAAGATTTTTTAGAAAAATTAATCGCAAAAATCAATGAACAAGAAGTTGATTATGTAGTAATTGTTGGGGATTTAATAGATACTAACATAGATGATATTGATTATTTGGATTTATTAAATACCTTTAATAAGCCTTGCTTTTATGTAACTGGCAATCACGAATACTACCACGACGCTACAAAAATCCTAGCAAAATTAAAGCAAACTAATATAAAAGTATTAGAAAATGAAAGCATAGATTTAGGCAAAATAGTGCTTAGTGGTATAAATGATTTAAAGGGTGCAAAATATGGAATGCCAATGGATTTAGCCCCAATTTATAAAAATTTTAATGATACTAAATACAATATTTTATTAGCTCATCAACCTGTTGTAGCTAAGGAATTTGATTTGAGTAGATTTGATTTAGTTTTATCAGGGCATACTCACGCAGGACAGATTTTCCCATTTAGTATTTTTGTTTTAATGCAGCAAGGATTTTTGCACGGACTTTATGAAATCGGTAAAAAAACTAAATTATATGTTAGTAGTGGTGCTGGATTTTGGGGTCCATCTATACGCTTTTTAGCACCTAGTGAAATAGTAATAATTAGACTTTAA
- a CDS encoding Crp/Fnr family transcriptional regulator, with product MKEVLKKISFFKDFSENELEELAKICILKSYEKGEMLFMEGESSKYLHLLIKGNIKVYKTNQKGAEIFMHKLTPISFVAELANFENIPFPASASFLNSGEVIKIDFEELKNKFLTKVDFVLALLSGISKKLIYLSEFVHNEMILSAEAKLAKLVCEQSEVFKSIKHIQLASFINLAPETFSRILAKFKNDGIISFDDDKNLIIHDEKYLKSLYEN from the coding sequence ATGAAAGAAGTATTAAAAAAAATTTCTTTTTTTAAAGATTTTAGCGAAAATGAGCTTGAAGAATTAGCAAAAATTTGTATTCTTAAAAGCTACGAAAAAGGCGAAATGCTATTTATGGAAGGTGAAAGTAGTAAGTATTTGCACTTATTAATTAAAGGTAATATTAAGGTTTATAAAACCAACCAAAAAGGAGCTGAAATTTTTATGCATAAATTAACTCCGATTTCTTTTGTAGCCGAATTAGCTAATTTTGAAAATATCCCTTTTCCTGCGAGTGCTAGTTTTTTAAATAGTGGGGAAGTGATTAAGATTGATTTTGAAGAGCTTAAAAATAAGTTTTTAACTAAGGTTGATTTTGTTCTAGCTTTATTAAGTGGAATTTCAAAAAAGTTAATTTATTTATCAGAATTCGTTCATAATGAAATGATTTTAAGTGCTGAAGCAAAGCTAGCTAAATTAGTTTGCGAGCAAAGTGAAGTATTTAAGAGCATAAAACATATCCAATTAGCTTCATTTATAAATCTAGCTCCAGAGACTTTTTCTAGAATTTTAGCTAAGTTTAAAAATGATGGAATTATTAGTTTTGATGATGATAAAAACTTAATAATTCACGATGAAAAATATTTAAAATCACTTTACGAGAATTAA
- the gltX gene encoding glutamate--tRNA ligase codes for MFRFAPSPTGDMHIGNLRTAVINYVCAKKYNKKFILRIEDTDTARNIQGKEEEIKSILNLFGINWDEYYVQSTHLATHQKLAAKLLENGSAFKCYCTEAELEEKKELAKNEKRAYRYDGTCENLKQDLTKPFVIRLKKPKNTITFKDEIKGVLSFEPNDVDSFVILRADGTPTYNFACSMDDMCEGVSFIIRGEDHVSNTPKQEHIKASLGFNESMQYAHLPIILDEESGQKMSKRQEHSSVKWLLNEGFLPDAIANYLLALGNKTPDEIFTMNDAISWFEISNISKSPARFSMAKLRFINREHIKILDDEILARLLFKDEFLAKFSNVKVLAKLAKLHLEEASTLNEIRAKLSGYFLPFNVVFANNLDFSESAKLLKAELEKSNIPSKYEEFKLNHNANLKGKQLFMSLRLLLSGSAHGPELAQIYEIMQPCMSEFLKVKDELC; via the coding sequence ATGTTTAGATTTGCCCCATCACCTACAGGCGATATGCATATAGGGAATTTAAGGACTGCCGTTATTAATTATGTATGTGCGAAAAAATATAATAAAAAGTTTATTTTAAGGATAGAAGACACAGACACAGCTAGAAATATTCAAGGCAAAGAAGAAGAGATTAAGAGTATTTTAAATTTATTTGGGATTAATTGGGACGAATACTATGTGCAAAGCACTCATCTAGCAACTCATCAAAAATTAGCAGCAAAATTATTAGAAAATGGTTCTGCTTTTAAATGCTATTGCACCGAAGCTGAATTAGAAGAAAAAAAAGAATTAGCAAAAAACGAAAAAAGAGCTTATAGATACGATGGAACTTGCGAGAATTTAAAACAAGATTTAACTAAACCATTCGTAATAAGACTTAAAAAACCTAAAAACACAATCACTTTTAAAGATGAAATAAAAGGCGTTTTATCATTTGAGCCAAATGATGTTGATAGTTTTGTAATTTTAAGAGCTGATGGGACACCTACATATAATTTTGCATGTTCTATGGATGATATGTGCGAAGGAGTTAGCTTTATTATCCGTGGAGAAGACCATGTAAGCAATACTCCAAAACAAGAACATATAAAGGCGTCTTTAGGCTTTAATGAAAGTATGCAATATGCACATTTACCTATCATTTTAGACGAAGAAAGCGGTCAAAAAATGAGTAAAAGACAAGAGCATTCAAGCGTAAAATGGCTTTTAAATGAAGGCTTTTTGCCTGATGCGATAGCTAATTATTTACTAGCTTTAGGCAATAAAACCCCTGATGAAATTTTTACGATGAATGATGCAATTTCTTGGTTTGAAATAAGCAATATTTCTAAATCTCCAGCTAGATTTAGTATGGCAAAATTAAGATTTATAAATAGAGAGCATATTAAGATTTTAGATGATGAAATTCTAGCTAGATTATTGTTTAAAGATGAGTTTTTAGCTAAGTTTAGTAATGTAAAAGTATTAGCAAAATTAGCAAAACTTCACTTAGAAGAAGCAAGTACTTTAAATGAAATTAGAGCTAAACTTAGTGGATATTTTCTACCATTTAATGTAGTTTTTGCTAACAATTTAGATTTTAGTGAGAGTGCGAAATTATTAAAAGCTGAATTAGAAAAATCAAACATACCTAGCAAATACGAAGAATTTAAACTAAATCACAACGCTAATTTAAAAGGCAAACAATTATTTATGAGCTTAAGGTTATTGCTTAGCGGTTCAGCTCACGGCCCTGAATTAGCACAAATTTATGAGATTATGCAACCTTGTATGAGCGAGTTTTTAAAGGTAAAAGATGAGCTTTGCTGA
- a CDS encoding YggT family protein, translated as MSFADIVVLLLVLIIRGLNIYSYLVIAYCLFSFFPQAFTSPIGYKIYNIVYKLVRPAFDLVYMIIPPRFLNIGMVSLAPIAVFVGIHLLQIGLFELVKIVKGLL; from the coding sequence ATGAGCTTTGCTGATATTGTAGTTTTACTGCTTGTATTGATAATAAGAGGACTAAATATTTATTCTTATTTAGTTATTGCCTATTGTTTGTTTTCGTTTTTTCCACAAGCTTTTACAAGCCCTATCGGATATAAAATATACAATATTGTATATAAATTAGTAAGACCAGCATTTGATTTAGTATATATGATAATACCGCCTAGATTTTTAAATATAGGTATGGTAAGTCTTGCCCCTATTGCTGTTTTCGTAGGAATACATTTATTACAAATCGGATTATTTGAATTAGTAAAAATCGTAAAAGGATTATTATGA
- a CDS encoding lytic transglycosylase domain-containing protein translates to MKKLISILLIAQALFSYTYEELKNEPNSLAKDFFLYNLLKNNEIKKEDLKEFKTHIFRFAGVMKKEYEKLSKNIKEEPKTLPADSCYNYSINSIMNADEKCQIFRLKEINFAKKLSKENLIKLANIYKQKDKNLSSQLSILANKNPVAESIKKGDGKTLMKLYYDGYKLDDFSPGPLTRASMMEHPNAYKFLNSAIVDDKYPKIREKLASLDKEDAKEDLAFALGLNALMFNKNALAEKYFLRANKTYKYKRPKDNALFFAYLASNKTRHLDTLANSDDLNIYSILAKELTNTPLPTIITPNPTKSIDYPINNALVQARFMNDIKNADTQKLSEMQEYFNTKNTQGQYLVISDKLSNFKDNIYPIPFPEELANYSIEQKALILAIAKQESRFLPASVSTSYALGMMQFMPFVARHTAKVDFNNNDFDVTQMFDPKIAYKFANAHINTLKKGVKHPIFIAYAYNGGLGFTQRMLKKDYMFNPNSKLKSYEPFLSMELVPYLESRLYGKKVLANYYIYLKILGQNPNMQDLINTINKD, encoded by the coding sequence ATGAAAAAATTAATTAGTATATTATTAATTGCTCAAGCTTTATTTTCATATACTTATGAAGAATTAAAAAATGAGCCGAACTCACTTGCTAAGGACTTTTTTTTATATAATTTATTAAAAAATAATGAGATAAAAAAAGAAGATTTAAAAGAATTTAAAACACATATTTTCCGTTTTGCTGGAGTTATGAAAAAAGAATATGAAAAACTAAGCAAAAATATTAAAGAAGAGCCAAAAACATTACCTGCTGATTCTTGCTATAATTATTCAATCAATTCTATAATGAACGCAGATGAAAAATGTCAGATATTTAGACTAAAAGAAATAAATTTTGCAAAAAAGTTAAGCAAAGAAAACCTAATAAAACTAGCAAATATTTATAAACAAAAAGATAAAAATCTAAGCTCACAATTAAGCATATTAGCTAACAAAAACCCTGTGGCAGAAAGCATTAAAAAAGGTGATGGAAAAACCTTAATGAAGCTTTATTATGATGGATATAAGCTAGATGATTTTTCTCCAGGGCCACTTACTCGTGCTAGTATGATGGAGCACCCTAATGCTTATAAATTTTTAAACTCAGCTATAGTAGATGATAAATATCCAAAAATAAGAGAGAAATTAGCAAGTCTTGATAAAGAAGACGCTAAAGAAGATTTAGCATTTGCATTAGGTTTAAATGCGCTTATGTTTAATAAAAATGCCTTAGCAGAAAAATACTTTTTAAGAGCTAATAAAACTTATAAATATAAAAGACCAAAGGATAATGCTTTATTTTTTGCTTATTTAGCTAGTAATAAAACTAGGCATTTAGATACTTTAGCAAATAGTGATGATTTAAATATTTATAGTATTTTAGCAAAAGAGCTAACAAACACACCATTACCGACCATCATCACACCAAATCCTACAAAAAGCATAGATTATCCTATCAATAATGCTTTAGTTCAAGCTAGATTTATGAATGACATTAAAAACGCTGATACTCAAAAGCTTAGCGAAATGCAAGAATATTTTAATACCAAAAACACTCAAGGACAATATCTAGTAATTAGCGATAAATTAAGTAATTTTAAAGATAATATTTATCCAATACCATTTCCTGAAGAATTAGCCAATTATAGCATAGAGCAAAAAGCACTAATTTTAGCTATTGCTAAACAAGAAAGCAGATTTTTACCAGCTTCTGTAAGCACTTCTTATGCTTTAGGTATGATGCAATTTATGCCTTTTGTAGCAAGACATACTGCTAAAGTTGATTTTAATAATAATGATTTTGATGTTACTCAAATGTTTGACCCAAAAATAGCGTATAAATTCGCAAACGCTCATATAAATACGCTTAAAAAAGGAGTTAAGCATCCTATATTTATAGCTTATGCTTATAACGGGGGCTTAGGATTTACTCAAAGAATGCTAAAAAAAGATTATATGTTTAATCCAAATTCTAAACTAAAATCATACGAACCATTCTTATCAATGGAGCTTGTGCCTTATTTAGAAAGTAGATTGTATGGTAAAAAAGTTTTAGCAAACTATTATATCTACCTAAAAATATTAGGTCAAAATCCTAATATGCAAGACTTGATAAATACCATAAATAAAGATTAA
- a CDS encoding DUF234 domain-containing protein, with protein sequence MILNYNPYKFHLNDNECKILTHFARKSRLEFSINKKVSRFKARKIFYDLINKNIIKIEKNCDLFTKNKNFAFQDKVIFKSNFMRFYFYFLKPYEKLIFSNKDEAYQKILSEFNNYLSYIFEMVACEFCERYFNIYGVQSIWGKDYECDIYYNDFDFTLLGEVKFNGKKMCLNSYSKLQNKAKLLGLEPNKFIFFSKNLYSKKLQNLNDNRLILASLKDFEKFK encoded by the coding sequence TTGATATTAAATTATAATCCTTATAAATTTCATTTAAATGATAATGAATGTAAAATATTGACACATTTTGCTAGAAAATCTCGTTTGGAATTTAGTATTAATAAAAAAGTTTCAAGGTTTAAAGCTAGAAAGATTTTTTATGATTTGATAAATAAAAATATTATTAAAATAGAAAAAAATTGTGATTTGTTCACAAAAAATAAAAATTTTGCTTTTCAGGATAAAGTTATTTTTAAATCTAATTTTATGAGATTTTATTTTTATTTTTTAAAGCCGTATGAAAAATTAATTTTTAGCAATAAAGATGAAGCTTATCAAAAAATTTTATCTGAATTTAATAATTATTTATCATATATTTTTGAAATGGTAGCTTGTGAATTTTGTGAGCGTTATTTTAATATTTATGGCGTTCAAAGTATTTGGGGTAAAGATTATGAGTGCGATATTTATTATAATGACTTTGATTTTACCTTATTAGGTGAAGTTAAATTTAATGGTAAAAAAATGTGTCTTAATTCATATTCAAAGTTACAAAATAAGGCGAAATTATTAGGATTAGAGCCTAATAAATTTATATTTTTTAGTAAAAATTTGTATAGTAAAAAATTACAAAATTTAAACGATAATAGGCTCATTTTGGCTAGTTTAAAAGATTTTGAAAAATTTAAATAA
- a CDS encoding aminotransferase class V-fold PLP-dependent enzyme translates to MQISDLKNDIILDNNIKYFDYTASALALKSIENKMLEILKTYANTHSDSAKNSKITSKYYNEAKNNIKKSLNLNQDFALIACGSGSTMAIKKFQELVGIYIPPLIKEKYFKNIDKKTLPLVIISAIEHHSNELSFRQGLCETHRLSTRENNSDLYELERICKKNINRKIIISVSAASNITGVRANLEKISSIAKQYKALLCIDASSLIAYENISVDYDAMFISGHKLIGGVGTCGFLAIKKDLIGDEPTFAGGGTVGYVCRSNYEFLKDKEAIEEGGTPAILQVIKASYAFKIRDLIGLDKIKQKEEELKEYFLSNIKKIQYKYNITLYAANIKNRLPIFSLNVSGINPYDLARVLSDSFGIETRAGCACAGPYAHDLMNLVDNQNFRAKPGFLRISLHYTHDFNDIDELIIALTKSIEKLK, encoded by the coding sequence ATGCAAATAAGTGATTTAAAAAATGATATTATTTTAGATAATAATATAAAGTATTTTGACTATACAGCAAGTGCACTGGCATTAAAAAGTATAGAAAATAAAATGCTTGAAATTTTAAAAACCTATGCCAATACTCATTCTGATAGTGCAAAAAATTCTAAAATAACGAGTAAATATTATAATGAAGCAAAAAATAACATAAAAAAAAGTTTAAATTTAAATCAAGATTTTGCACTAATTGCTTGTGGCTCAGGCTCAACAATGGCTATTAAAAAATTCCAAGAATTAGTTGGAATTTATATTCCACCTTTAATAAAAGAAAAGTATTTTAAAAATATAGATAAAAAAACTTTGCCTTTAGTAATCATAAGTGCTATCGAACATCATTCTAATGAACTAAGCTTTAGACAAGGTTTATGCGAAACACATAGATTAAGCACTAGAGAAAACAATAGTGATTTATACGAACTTGAAAGAATTTGCAAAAAAAATATAAATAGAAAAATTATAATAAGCGTTAGTGCTGCTAGTAATATCACTGGAGTAAGGGCAAATTTAGAAAAAATTAGTTCTATAGCAAAGCAATATAAAGCACTTTTATGTATTGATGCTAGTAGCTTAATAGCTTACGAAAATATTAGTGTAGATTATGATGCAATGTTTATTTCAGGACATAAATTAATAGGTGGTGTTGGAACTTGTGGTTTTTTAGCAATTAAAAAAGATTTAATAGGAGATGAACCAACTTTTGCCGGCGGTGGAACAGTTGGATATGTATGTAGAAGTAATTATGAATTCTTAAAAGATAAAGAGGCTATAGAAGAAGGAGGAACTCCAGCTATACTACAAGTTATAAAAGCTTCTTATGCTTTTAAAATTCGTGATTTGATAGGACTAGATAAAATAAAACAAAAAGAAGAAGAATTAAAAGAATATTTTTTATCAAATATAAAAAAAATACAATATAAATACAATATCACACTATATGCTGCGAATATAAAAAATAGATTACCAATTTTTTCACTAAATGTATCAGGTATTAATCCATATGATTTAGCTAGAGTTTTAAGTGATAGTTTTGGTATAGAAACTCGTGCTGGATGTGCTTGTGCTGGACCTTATGCACATGATTTAATGAATTTAGTTGACAATCAAAATTTTAGAGCAAAACCTGGGTTTTTAAGAATAAGCTTACATTATACTCATGATTTTAACGACATAGATGAGCTAATAATTGCACTAACAAAAAGTATAGAAAAATTAAAATAA
- a CDS encoding oligopeptide:H+ symporter, producing the protein MSNKKSLLPICYIEAFERFAFLGFLSIFVFYLIDDFNFSKGDASLISASLGACIYALGVFGALLSDFCLGSKRSVILGLIMLCIGYFFIFFHSFITLIIGLIFLVLGSVLIKSNLATLLSKNYTNKNYAFGVFYIFVNIGCFLGQFVLGYVGQKINYNLAFFIAFLSLLLTIFIYLKNSKYFQNEILNLDYLKQNLKFIFIFLLGVIIISTQNLFIISKIISIFAIVLPFYFYIFIYNKIENKLNFKILGVYFLAAIVFYMLIFQSFNTLSILTRQKVVNEIFGFVIPSSWYVSFMFFISIFFSILLSKYVKNRNINEALLFAFAMILASLAFILAGIFSNYENINAFYILIIYFLLGISQLVVGAIGLSVTSSLSPNKFKTSAIGVWFLCSAAGQGIEGLIVKLIDSISLDVYFITQGSFVMLCAILMVIFHKFLKV; encoded by the coding sequence ATGTCTAATAAAAAATCTTTGTTACCTATATGTTATATTGAGGCCTTTGAAAGATTTGCCTTTTTAGGTTTTTTATCTATTTTTGTATTTTATTTAATTGATGATTTTAATTTTTCAAAAGGTGATGCTAGTTTAATTAGTGCTAGTTTGGGAGCTTGCATATATGCCCTTGGTGTTTTTGGTGCATTACTTAGTGATTTTTGTTTAGGGTCTAAAAGAAGTGTAATTTTAGGGCTTATTATGCTTTGTATTGGATATTTTTTTATATTTTTTCATAGTTTTATAACTTTAATTATAGGTTTAATATTTTTGGTTTTAGGTAGTGTATTAATAAAATCAAATCTTGCTACACTTTTATCTAAGAATTATACAAACAAAAACTATGCCTTTGGTGTTTTCTATATTTTTGTAAATATCGGTTGCTTTTTAGGTCAATTTGTATTGGGGTATGTAGGGCAAAAGATAAATTATAATTTGGCTTTTTTTATAGCATTTTTGAGTTTATTATTAACTATTTTTATATATTTAAAAAATTCTAAGTATTTTCAAAATGAAATCTTGAATTTAGACTATTTAAAACAAAATTTAAAATTTATTTTTATATTTTTATTGGGTGTTATTATTATATCAACTCAAAATTTATTTATAATTAGCAAAATTATAAGTATTTTTGCAATAGTTTTACCTTTTTACTTTTATATTTTCATATATAATAAAATAGAAAATAAATTAAATTTTAAAATATTAGGAGTTTATTTTTTAGCTGCTATTGTTTTTTATATGTTGATTTTTCAAAGTTTTAATACTCTTAGTATTTTAACTAGACAAAAAGTAGTAAATGAGATTTTTGGATTTGTAATACCTAGTTCTTGGTATGTTTCTTTTATGTTTTTTATAAGTATATTTTTCTCTATTTTACTTAGTAAATATGTAAAAAATAGGAATATTAATGAAGCCTTATTATTTGCTTTTGCTATGATTTTAGCTTCGTTAGCATTTATTCTAGCTGGAATTTTCAGCAATTATGAAAATATAAATGCTTTTTACATTTTAATTATATATTTTTTATTAGGGATATCTCAATTAGTTGTAGGTGCAATAGGTCTTAGTGTTACTTCTAGTCTTTCTCCTAATAAATTTAAGACTAGTGCTATAGGGGTTTGGTTTTTATGTTCAGCAGCAGGGCAGGGTATTGAAGGATTAATAGTTAAACTTATAGATAGTATTAGCCTTGATGTTTATTTTATAACTCAAGGTTCATTTGTTATGTTATGTGCTATATTGATGGTGATTTTTCATAAATTTTTAAAAGTATAG
- a CDS encoding 4Fe-4S binding protein, with product MKEFAYLKKADFIDDLGKNIAVINSPTSEKFLIANDKALNALIYAPEIDFYIKNSSAFNNEKLEKLYEARAINYDYSSEINLYANIDKRICILFDDKDLKNKLIDNGYKAVCVSEFEFVYGGIGSLVVVTKEGELDCDLAISQTKLNNHAVLINHENILQDLNSLTGKISFTRKIEFNSSLCQLDGRRSEHCGWCVEACPSVALSTDDKKIIISEIDCINCAKCVSVCPTNALEFCEFNKDCIKEISKIYENEQIIITQNYDNDFNIKHFLPFNIPFDLLDELILLHLINTSGKSIAIVGDISEFLAEKINLVNDICKAITGKIAIYVNANLDEIPNELIKEFKSSESNFRLNKRELFGLKISSMLNNLDKGVITAKNYAKISINESTCTLCASCAGACNTNAILADSKENAIKFNASLCTSCGYCINSCAEKDTIFIQNDILELNPISFTHKTLAKDELFACIECGKEFATKKSIDKIAGILGAAFSSDVTKKYSLYCCADCKAKIMMLKQAQVFDDTNSFFAPLEEKLNKFLKG from the coding sequence ATGAAAGAATTTGCATATTTAAAAAAGGCTGATTTTATAGATGATTTAGGCAAAAATATAGCCGTTATAAATAGCCCTACTAGTGAGAAATTTCTAATAGCAAATGACAAGGCTTTAAATGCTTTAATCTATGCTCCTGAAATTGATTTTTATATAAAAAACTCAAGTGCTTTTAATAATGAAAAATTAGAAAAATTATATGAAGCAAGAGCTATTAATTATGATTATTCAAGTGAGATTAATTTATATGCAAATATTGATAAAAGAATTTGCATATTATTTGATGATAAAGATTTAAAAAATAAATTAATAGATAATGGTTATAAGGCTGTTTGTGTTAGTGAATTTGAGTTTGTTTATGGTGGGATTGGCTCACTTGTAGTAGTTACTAAAGAAGGCGAATTAGATTGTGATTTAGCTATTTCACAAACAAAACTAAACAATCACGCAGTATTAATAAATCATGAAAATATATTGCAAGATTTAAATTCTTTAACGGGTAAAATTAGCTTTACAAGAAAGATTGAGTTTAATTCAAGTTTATGCCAATTAGATGGGCGTAGGAGTGAGCATTGTGGTTGGTGCGTTGAAGCCTGTCCTAGCGTGGCTTTAAGCACTGATGATAAAAAAATCATAATAAGCGAAATTGATTGTATTAATTGCGCAAAATGCGTAAGCGTATGTCCTACTAATGCACTTGAGTTTTGTGAGTTTAATAAAGATTGCATAAAAGAAATTAGCAAAATCTATGAAAACGAGCAAATAATAATAACTCAAAATTATGATAATGATTTTAATATAAAGCATTTTTTACCATTTAATATACCTTTTGATTTATTAGATGAATTAATACTTTTACATTTAATAAACACAAGTGGTAAAAGCATTGCTATAGTTGGAGATATTAGCGAATTTTTAGCCGAAAAAATCAACTTAGTAAATGATATTTGCAAGGCAATCACAGGAAAAATAGCTATATATGTAAATGCAAATTTAGATGAAATTCCAAATGAATTGATAAAAGAATTTAAATCAAGCGAAAGTAATTTTAGACTAAATAAAAGAGAGCTTTTTGGCTTAAAAATCTCTTCTATGTTAAATAATTTAGATAAAGGCGTAATCACTGCTAAAAATTATGCAAAAATTAGTATAAATGAAAGCACTTGCACCCTTTGTGCTTCTTGTGCTGGGGCTTGTAATACGAACGCAATTTTAGCTGATAGTAAAGAAAATGCTATTAAATTTAACGCATCATTATGCACAAGTTGTGGATATTGTATAAATTCTTGTGCTGAAAAAGATACTATTTTTATACAAAATGATATTTTAGAACTAAATCCGATTAGCTTTACTCATAAAACTTTAGCTAAAGATGAATTGTTTGCTTGTATTGAGTGTGGTAAAGAATTTGCTACTAAAAAATCAATTGATAAAATAGCTGGTATTTTAGGGGCTGCTTTTAGCTCTGATGTTACGAAAAAATATTCGCTTTATTGCTGTGCTGATTGTAAGGCTAAGATAATGATGCTAAAACAAGCTCAAGTTTTTGATGATACAAATAGTTTTTTTGCACCACTTGAAGAAAAATTAAATAAATTTTTGAAAGGTTAA